The nucleotide window GGTCTCCATGAAACCAGCATGCCCAGGGCGCTTGGTCAGTGGGATTGAGGAAAGAGGTGCACTTAGTGCGAGTGGTTTTGGGTACTTTTCACATTGCATGGTAACCAGCGCATCTGGGGGTGTAATGCTGCGGCTATCGCAGTAGGCCATTTTGTCTTAGAAGAAACTGGCTCTGAAACAGAGCTGTGTCCTATGTCCCTAACCGgagcctcttctctctcccaccctGCCCTGCTGCCCAGTGAGGAATTGGGAGAATTCATGGAAACAAAAGGTGCCAGCAGCCCTGGGATCCTGGTGCTGACCACCGGCCTGAGCAAGCCCTTCATGCGCCTGGACAAGTACCCTACGCTgctgaaggagctggagagacacaTGGAGGTGCAGCTGCTCCCTGGCCTGAGGCTCTGAGCCGTCCTTGACAGACCTCATGTCTGTGAAACCATCCCAAAGTTCATCCGGAGTTTGTAACTTAGTGGTTTTCAGAGAGACTGCCTTAAGCATCGAGGGTTTCTCCTCCTCTGGCCCTCAGAGAAAGTATCTGTCCTTTTACTTCCTTGTGTGCACATCTGCCCACCAACGGCTCCAAAAAGCTACAAAGCATAATTTTCAAGTAGTGTTGGGTGTCCTGTCCGCATTTTGTTAGAAGCGGTAGGAGCCCGAGCTGCAGATTAATGGCAGAGCATTTATTGCAGTCTGGGGCAACAGCTCGCAGAGCTGCCGGGTTGCTTATTCCCAGGCTTGGGCATGTCTGCGGACCTTCTTCACAACTGTTGATCTCTGCCTTCTAGGGAAGAATAGTCAAGAGATGGCTGTAAGCTGGCACGTGACCATGTTCTCATGAGGCTTTAGTTACAGAACAGCGTAGCTTGCTGACCCTTCCTGGCAGTTTTGTTCCACGTTAATTTTTCTCAAGTATTTTGGCACCATGGTTCTTTAAAAGATAAGCAGCCCTCAAATGCTGAGAAGCTAATGGCTGAACAGTATCAAGAGGTTTTAGGCTAGTCTTCAGGCTGCTTTCTGTGTGAAAGTTAATCCTGTCTCTCTTTATCCAAAGGATTATCATCCTGATAGACAAGATATTCAGAAATCGATGACTGCCTTCAAGAACCTTTCCGTAAGTGATTTCGCTTACTACAGTTTCTCTCGGACGGTATCATGACAAATGCGTGTTGGATTGACATCCACTGGAAAAGCCACACAGTGTACCAGTCACCAGTGTGACTTGAGTGCAGTGTTTACTGAGGTGTAGTAAAGGACACAAACACAACATTCCAGGCCCAGGAAGTCCTGCCCACTTGAATGCACTGTGGGCACCACAGCCAGAAGTGGGTGATTGCAATTCAGAAAATGCACAGTGTAGCTCATGCTGGAGATGTCGTGAAGCCTTTTGACTCCTCGCCTCCAAGTCCAGGGCTCTTGATCGATATTCAGGGCACGGGCCCTCACTTGTCATGGTGGCCAGCTGTGACTTCAACATGTTTCTATGTGTAGTACATGCTCCTTCCTCGTCTCAGGCTCCTCTGCTGGCAGGCACAGCAGAAGGAAGTGTTCTTAGGTCCGCTGTCCATTGCTTGTCCTGACACTGGCAGCATGCCCGTGTAGCTTAAGGTGTCAGAGCGTGTGCGTCTGTCTCCTTGGCTTGAGTCCCCTCACTCTGTGTAGTTAAGCAAGTCCTTCAGCTGGTATAAAAGAGCATGGTTATCCAAGCAAAAGCAGTAtgaaaaaaagattctggaagcTTTTGTCTCTGAAAACAGTTGTATTCTGTGTCCCACAGGCCCAGTGTCAAGAAGTACGAAAAAGGaaggagctggagctgcagaTTCTGACGGAGCCCATCCGGAGCTGGGAGGGGGATGACATAAAGACCCTGGGCAGCGTTACGTACATGTCCCAAGTCACGATTCAGTGTGCAGGAAATGAGGTACGGGCCCACTCCTAAGGTTTTGCATTCCAGGTCTAGAGGAATAGGGTGAGCTGCTGACAGTGTGTAGGAGTCGCATATTTGGGGTCCACTTTTTATCCTTGACAGGCATGGAGGGCTTGTGGTGTGGGCAGAGAGCTCAGAGCACATGGCTTATGGCCAGTTCACATCCACCCAGAATCAGCTTGTTCCAGAGGCCCATGAACCGAGAGGCCATCTATCCAAGACTGGAGGCAGCCAGCATATGTTTCATCATACCCAGGCTCTTCTAGAGACACTTGCCGGCCTGCCTTCTCATCAGAGTGCGCTTTCAGGAGCCTCATGTTGATGGCTCTGGCCGGTGTGTGCTGCCTGCTTGTGGGGGGTCGCAGGCCTGCTGATGGTGTGTTAGTGTCATCCCTCCACAGTGAGCGCTAGCTGTGGATGGCTGCTCGTCCTGGGAGGTAGTCCATTCGATGGGGGAGCACTCTGTCGAGCTTCACCTTCCCCACACACTGCCATTTGGACAGAGAACACACAGAGCTTGTCCTGAGTGTCCTGACCACATGATAGTGTGGACACTGTAAGAAATTGTCATGTTCGTTTTTTTTTACCACACTGATATGCAACATTCAGATCGTTCAAGAATTTGTTCCTTAAATGATTTCATATGTGTAGGTGTTCGTCTGTGTGCATGCTTTTCTACAAGGTGCATGCGGtgccacagaggccagcagagcgTGTCCGAtctccctggagatggagttgcAGACAGGCATGAGCTGCTGTTTTGAGTGCTGgcaattaaacctgggtcctgtggacgaacagccagtgttcttaaaccaCAGGGCCATCTCTAGCCCCTTAACTAAGTGATGTTTAACTTCTGTTTTAGATAACTATGCAGGATTTCCCAGAATGCTAAGGCTCCATGACAACGGTGGGTATTACCCCAGAGACAGTCAGAGCTGCCATGCCCTTGAAAACAGGAGGAGATCTGCTAGCGCCCCCAGCCTGTGTGCCTCCAGGAGAACATGATGGGTTGTTTGAGCAGCTTCGTTAGGATACTGACTCCCCGCCTCCTAGCCCTGCAACCCTTTGAATGGGTGTGCATCATGAAGAACACGCTTGGGAGAGTTGTTTACTGTACCTGCCACATCTAAAGGCAGCAGCTCAGATACACATTTTTCTGTCTCTAAATTCTTGGGACTTTAGTCTCTtagatgtgtgtgttttctgcGGCTTTTGTTACCATGAAGCAAATGAGTATTTTTAAGTTTTGGATGTAAACTGTAGCATACTTACCAGGAGAGCAGCATTTACTTAACATTTTATCCTATTTTTCTTGTGGCTTGAAGAATCTACTTGTCCCCATCCTTCAGTAAAATTGTCTAAGTTCTTTTTCTCTGGGCCATGAACAGAAAGTTACCAAGTGGTATTCAAAGATACTCTACACAGGGATggaaagagggctcagtggttagggaCCCTGGTTGTCCTTActggggacctgggtttgatgcacagcacacacatggcagctcacaaccacctgtaactccagttccagggagccCCATGCCGTGTTGTGGCCTCTCTGGGCTCTGTACCCAtgaggtgcacagacatacatgcaggaagacCTTCAGACACAAATAATGGCGAGAAATAAGCCTTGAAACTCATTGATTCATTCACTCCTTCATTTATCAAGACAGGCTCTCTGCTGCGTTACTCTGTTGTAGAAATCAGTGTGTAGGCCATGCTGGCCTAGAGTACCcagagctctgcctcccaagtgttgggattaaaggtgtgtgccaccacagctggctaaataaactttttattttaaaggtgtCTTATATGACTCACGTTTCTTGAGTCATGTAGGtactttgtgttttaaaaaatctAATGGTCTTTGGTTATTTTTTATTGGTAATGATTATCTGGCTGTTAAGGTTTAATGCAGACCATGCTAGTGTTTAATATAGACTGGGTTATAGTCTTTTGGCATTTAGTACTGCCTGTATAGTTTGGTAGAAATCTCAAGTAGGAAATATGGTATGAAATTCCATAGCGTCTTTTATAAAGGTTTGTGTACACACTTGTGAACAGATTCTTTTTAATATTAGGAAAAGAACGAGAGGTATCTCCTGCTCTTCCCAAACCTCCTGCTTATGTTGTCTGCCAGTCCCAGGATGAGTGGTTTCATCTATCAGGTAAAGACACTGaatttgtgtttgtgtctgtggtgGGTGTGAGAATTGTTTTCAGGAATTTATGTGTTAATATTGAACACACCTGAGTATTTGCTGTGTGGCACTAGGTCATGACTGTGTGCTCTTACCTGTGTGTGCACTACTGTTGCGTCTTTCGCTGTGACTGGAAGGAAGTGAAGAGCCCGTGTCAGTGTTTCTCACTCTCTGCGTTGTCCCCTGCAAAGCACATTGCTTCTCTGGGGCTTTCATGTTCTGTTCTGAGCCACAGAAGTCCAGCGAGGTGCGGTGAGCTAAGATCTGTTGTAAGGGGTAGGACTTCTCAATACACTGAGCTTGTAACCTTTCAGTGACATCATTTAATGTGTGAGATTTTAatcatttctttgagaaaatttgaGAGCTGGTTGTATGAGACAGGGTGAGGGACTTTTCTGTTGCCGTAGGGACTAGTGGTGGGGGCATTACGTAGGGCCTGAGAGGTGCCCTCAGTGTCTTGTCTGGAGGACTGGCCAGCCTCTACATACTGCACTAATGGAATAGTTGCTTTGGATTGCTGTTTATACACCATAACCAGAAGAAACGTGAGGAGGCAAGGgtttgttttgcttacatgtgtaGATCACAGCCCAtcattgaggaaagtcagggcaggtcAAGCTGGagcagaggaatgctgcttgctgccTTTCTTAGACTTCACAGCCTCCTACTCAGGGATAGCACTTTCCGTAGTGGCTTGGGCTCCTGCATCAACCACTGATTAAGAAAGGCCCAGCCGGCAGCCTTGCCTGTGGGCCACTGGGAGGCTGACAGTCCCTCTGTTGAGGAAAACCTGTCAGCACAAGACCTGTCTCCTGCCTGATGGTAAAATCTGTCCTCTGGCTAAGTTGTTTCCTGGGCCCTAAGCACTCACAGACTTGTAAAGATGTAGCCTTTGGCCACCAGGTGTCACAGTTTTTGTAGCCTGAGAAAAAGTGTTGAGTGCTGAATTGTGCTGTTTAAAGGAGCTTTGTCCATTCTGTTTTTTCTTGGCTGGCATCTGCTTCATTGTGAATCCGTCTTATTTTTACAGGCAGGGTCACGGCCACTGTGCACCCCTGTGGCTTCTGTCTGACATTGCCGTACACTTAATTTTTGTGTGACAGTACAATGTGCTAGTCTGAGTATATGTCCTTGTCTCAGTTTCTCATCAGTTGGGCCTTCAGGCTCTTagctccctcttctctctgtggCACTGGGCACTCTAGCTGTGTCTTGTCTTCTGTCCACAGATTTCACCACTGGTGAAAGTCCTGCCTTGCTTCATTCTCTGCCACGGGCCAGTTTTGGGCTCTGTGGCTTGATGTTATTTAAGATGGTAGCTTTTCTGTGCATTAATTTTGCTCCTCGTGTAAAGTCCCTCCTTATTAGAACAGCATTAACTGTTGGGGTCTTTCCAGGGAAAACTGCCAACGACAGGCATGACAGTCACAAAGCTTGAGGACAGTGAGAACCACAGGAATGCCTTTGAAATATCAGGTAATGGTGTCCAGGCTTGTGCACGTGCCACCATGATGAGGATCGGCATCCTGTCCTCTAGCGGTTGATCCTTATGTGCTTCCGGAGGCCTCGCGGGTTCTGGGTGTGCACATGTGCTTGTATGCACTTACTGtattccctcctcttcctccctaggGAGCATGATCGAGCGGATTCTGGTGTCGTGCAACAACCAGCAGGACCTGCACGAGTGGGTGGAACACCTGCAGAAGCAGACGAAGGTCACATCTGCAGGCAACCCCACCGTCAAGCCCCACTCCGTGCCATCACACACAGTAAGGCCACATGCTTCCTTTCCTGGCTCTCACAGCAGTGGCCCGAGTTGGCCATTCATGGATGCAGGGTTCTAAACCCTTGCCTCCTGCTTCTGCACGTGTCAGCACGGAGCAAAGTGCCCCAGACTTTTTGTGTCTACTCTCAAGCTCAGTGGCGCTCAGAGCTACTCAGAGGGTTCCCACTGCACCCCAGAAGCCACTAGCCTGGAAGTGGTTTTCTGAGAATTTTAAACTCCACAAAGGAGAGGTGATGGTGGTGTTGAAAGGCATTACACACCTTCAGAAATGACGGGGTTGGGCCTGGGGCCTAATGGGTAGAGGTCTTCCTTAGCACAGAGCTCGGGCCTCCCTGTCTGAGCTGGGtagagtggcacacacctgcatcCCGGCATTGGGAGTTAGGCCAGAGAACATGAAGTTCCAGGTCACCCTGTATGCGGTGGCCAGTCTGGCTTACCTGAGAACCTGACTCCAAACAGAAACAGAACcaacacaacaaaacagaaacatttacTTTTCACCTAATAAAAAACTCAGTGGCACTGTGGTTTTCTTAGTGATATAAATTTCAAAATAGGTCAACATTGGTATTTAAACTAAGACGTAGACATTTTTGCTTGAGAAGTtggtgttattttaaaatttaaccaTTTTTATTGAAAGACTAAGCGAACCTTTTAGAAATGAACCTTGCATCATTCATGTTTTGGgtatttctcccttctctgtaTGACTCTTGGAATAGTTTCTGTCATGCAGTTCAGTTTTTCCATCAGTGCCTTCATGGAGAGGGTCACCAAGGTCACCTAAGATCCTGTCTGTACCACGCGGTTTTCTTTCCACTCTTGGTCTCATGTCAGGGTGCAGTTTTCTGGCTTGCTGTGCTGTCTCAGCAGTTGGGGCCTCAGTTGCCTTGCTGTGTTGGCCAGCTCTGCAGTCTACTCAGCTGTGCTTCGTAACTTATCCTTACTTCAGAAGGTCCTGAAGGAAAGGCTGGGTgtttggctcagtggtagagcatttacctAATGTGCAAGGTgccacaaacaagaaacaaaacctaaaacaaaaagtTTATCTACGACAGAGGCTGACAAGTGAGGGTGCACAGAATAGCCTGAGGCCAGGCTTCCCACGCCTGTGACATAGACGCGCTGTACAAGTGGGCCTGGCGCCTCAGTGCTTAGTGGAAGTCAGAAACTGCCCTGCCAGGCCCAGCTGTGGAGTCCTGGTGTGGAGAAGGCACTGTACCTCATGTGCTAAAAGCACTGGCTTTCCCCTGGAATTCTTTGGGagcggtttttgtttgtttgtttgttttaacctgGGATCCAGCTGTGTCCAGCATCAATTAATCTCTCATTCTAGCGTAAGGTATAGCTCTTGTTTTCACAGTAAGAAGAAACAAGCCAGTGCTTAATTGTTACTGTATTGCTGCTGCAAGGGAGGTGGGGCGCAGCCTTCTCATCAGTAGGTTGCTTGGTGTGAGAAAGCTTGTTCTGGAGTGCTCTATGCAGTGTTCAGGAATGTGCTGTGAGCCAGCAGGTAAACCAGTGGGCTGTTCCATAGCGACCAGCACAGTTTAGGACTGTGCCCCACCCACTCTTCAGTCCCCAGAGCTGTGCAGCGGCCTTCTCTTATTTGTGCCTTGGCTGCATCAGCTAAATGAGACCCTATTTGAGTATTGCTTATTAACATTTTCATTCCATTGTCAGTGTGGTCAGTTTTAGGGTTTTCTAAGAATATAAACCTTACTAATAACATCCCCCACTAAAGAATCAGATTTCAAATTACTCTGTTTTTactaaaataatttaagattttTAAGAGACTAATATCTTTATTCCAGATATTAGCATCCTTCTATGAAGGCCAAATGGTCCACAGAGCTTCACACAGCTCAGTGGCAACTGGGTTTTCCCAAACAGGAAAGAGCCATAGATGGGTTGGGCCTGGCTGCTGTGCCCCAAGAAAATTCTTGCTTTCTTTGCCCTCTCTGCACAGGCTTTGGTATGCCTTTTCCTACATTAACAGGTGATAGTGTATGTCCGGGGAGGATGCCCACCAGCAGTCATATTCCAGTCAGGGTACCTGTggctcttttgttctgtttttgtttcttggtgaAACTGATACTTGCACTAGTGTCTCATATACTACGACATAATATCTGTAACGTGTAGAATGTGGATCTCTCAGCCCCAGCAAGGATGTGGGCAGCCTCGTGTCCTGCCCAGAAGTAACTGCTAGGCTCCCATCCCTTGGGAGCGTGGTACGGCGAGGGAGAAGCCGTGTGGTTAGGGCCTTCTCCAGTGGCCTTGTCCATCTCatgctctctctgctcttgcttTTGTGCCTGGCAGCTTCCTTCCCATCCTATCACTCCATCCAGCAAACACGCGGACAGCAAGCCTGTGGCACTGACGCCTGCGTACCACACACTCCCCCACCCCTCTCACCATGGCACCCCACATACCACCATCAGCTGGGGACCCCTGGAGCCTCCGAAGACCCCCAAGccttggagcctgagctgtctGCGGCCCGCACCTCCCCTCCGGCCCTCAGCTGCTCTCTGCTACAAGGAGGTGAGGTCCTGCAGCCGCTCAGACTGCCAGCTGCAGTGAGCATGCCTTGACACCTGGGTGCGTGAGCTTCTGCGCTTAGTGACCTCAGAAATGAAAGTCGGTGTTTCTGTTCATGGTAGAAAGACCCCAGTGACTTCTTCAGAACTGAGAAGAGGGTCTGCCCCTTATTCTCTGTCATCCCTTCTGTTGCAAGGGCCAGGAGGTGCCCTTAAACATAATGGAATGGGCGTGCATCCCTCTAGTCCTCTGAGCACTGTGCCCACAGTTGAGGGTTGGTGCCCACGAGGCACTGAGCCTGAGGGGCCCCTGAATTTGCAGGCTGCAAGGGCCTTACCCTACTGCATGCCACTCTACTGTGCCCAAGATCTGTCCTGGAGTTCCTAGGTAAAGAGCAGGTTTTCCAGTGAAAATGGTCAGTCCCTGAAGGCACTGCGTCCTTGGCCTGAGGGGAGTCGCAGCAACCTTTCTCAGTCCACtcctgctgttccttgcatgcCGAGTGTAGCCACAGTGCACTTGCGTCTTCCTTCACTAAGTATCCGCGGTCTCATGTGCTCCACCTAACCCTGCTTTCACCCGAGGAGGCTCAGCTTTGGTGAGTGAGACGCCAGGTTTCCAGTAGGTGTGAGAACCTGACGTGGTGGCTTGTGTGAGAAAGAGTGAATGGAGCATACACAGGATTCCTTTGCAGTGCTCCTGTATTTCAGGGGTGTTCTGTTGAGTCCACAGTACAATTTTTTTGCAGCTGATTTCTGTTCAGGGTCGTTCTTTATAACGTAGGAAATGTGAGGCCACATGGACCCCAGGAGAGTTTAATAAATGATGCCCAGAAGTGTGTggtgggtggcacatgcctttaattccaccaCTCCAGATACAGAGACATGTagttagttccaggccaggctacaCAGACTGTGTCTCTAAATagcacaaacaaacaataaaagtgGAAGAGAAGCTGTTGAGGTCTGCTCTGTCCCCGAAGCGCCTCGCCACCCGTGTGAGAGCATCCGTGTGGAAGCAGATGTCTGTGTCTAATGTGCTTGCTGGTTGAACCAGCATGCTGTCTACACACTCCAGTTTTACATTAAAGGGaaggtggttgctgggattgtCTCTGATTTGCTCAGAGCTGGGGACTCAGGCCTACACAGAGCAGCTGGCAAGTCCTGTTGTTGAACTAGTCTGTGCTTAAAATGGGGTCCCTGCCGTGGCTTTAATTTTAGGATTTTGTGTACTTCCCTGAAGAAGCTTTACTTCTGTTCCCTTTTAAATAACTTTATTTCCCTTCACTCTGTACCCCAGAATGGACAGTGAGGcacctgttctttctcttttttagcaGAGGCCTTATTGCTGTGTGCACTTGTGGGATGTGTCCGGTTTGGTCCTGTTAACAGAGTTGTCATCAGAGCTGAGGCTTGTTAATGAGGGTGGTGAAATGTCCTCTTGGCTCTTGGTTTACATTCATTTTGGCATTGGCAGAGAAATGCGAGAGCTGGAGATGGGGTGGGAGGTGTTTGGTGGTGGTAGTCTGGTTTCAGTCTGTCAGCATGTTTGTCGTTGGTGTTTCCCTAGGATCTCAGCAAGAGCCCCAAGACCATGAAAAAGCTGCTGCCAAAACGCAAGCCTGAGCGCAAGCCTTCGGACGAGGAGTTTGCTGTGCGAAAGAGTAAGTGCCCACCCACGGGAGCATGCTCACCTTGTGGGCTGTGGCAGTTGAGGGAGAGCA belongs to Meriones unguiculatus strain TT.TT164.6M chromosome 4, Bangor_MerUng_6.1, whole genome shotgun sequence and includes:
- the Arhgef7 gene encoding rho guanine nucleotide exchange factor 7 isoform X7, whose amino-acid sequence is MGSCSSQRVPEVQREGEVLQNILETEHEYSKELQSMLSTYLRPLQTSEKLSSANTSFLMGNLEEISSFQQVLVQSLEECTKSPEAQQRVGGCFLSLMPQMRTLYLAYCANHPSAVSVLTEHSEELGEFMETKGASSPGILVLTTGLSKPFMRLDKYPTLLKELERHMEDYHPDRQDIQKSMTAFKNLSAQCQEVRKRKELELQILTEPIRSWEGDDIKTLGSVTYMSQVTIQCAGNEEKNERYLLLFPNLLLMLSASPRMSGFIYQGKLPTTGMTVTKLEDSENHRNAFEISGSMIERILVSCNNQQDLHEWVEHLQKQTKVTSAGNPTVKPHSVPSHTLPSHPITPSSKHADSKPVALTPAYHTLPHPSHHGTPHTTISWGPLEPPKTPKPWSLSCLRPAPPLRPSAALCYKEDLSKSPKTMKKLLPKRKPERKPSDEEFAVRKSTAALEEDAQILKVIEAYCTSAKTRQTLNSTWQGTDLMHNHVLADDDQSSLDSLGRRSSLSRLEPSDLSEDSEYDSIWTAHSYRMGSASRSRKESAPQVLLPEEEKIIVEETKSNGQTVIEEKSLVDTVYALKDEVQELRQDNKKMKKSLEEEQRARKDLEKLVRKVLKNMNDPAWDETNL